From a single Okeanomitos corallinicola TIOX110 genomic region:
- a CDS encoding UPF0175 family protein, translating into MTKVEFTLPIDTITDSIRQEAENKAKEAYIMTLLKHGEISSGKASELLGISRLDVIDLMSKYEISVFDDSMSLEEFQAEINQAKMKLQANNL; encoded by the coding sequence ATGACTAAAGTAGAATTTACTCTTCCCATTGATACCATCACAGACTCTATCAGACAAGAAGCGGAAAATAAAGCTAAAGAAGCTTATATTATGACACTTCTTAAACATGGAGAAATTAGCAGTGGTAAAGCTAGTGAATTATTAGGAATATCTCGATTAGATGTTATAGATTTAATGTCTAAATATGAAATATCTGTATTTGACGATAGTATGAGTTTAGAGGAATTTCAAGCAGAAATAAATCAGGCGAAAATGAAGTTGCAAGCCAACAATTTATGA
- a CDS encoding DUF3368 domain-containing protein: MIIVSDTTPLSELSKVGKLDLLHAVFGKVIIPQQVYEELTTGNHPAVLAVKSASWLEIRSISNIQLIEKLQLETDLDLGECSAIILAEELKADQLLIDEKAGRKVAISRGLTIIGLVGVIILAKDQGLIDNVKDILDDLISKGTRISPKIYNYARITAREI; encoded by the coding sequence ATGATTATTGTTTCCGATACAACCCCATTAAGTGAACTTTCTAAAGTTGGTAAATTAGATTTACTTCATGCTGTATTTGGAAAAGTAATAATTCCTCAACAAGTCTATGAAGAATTAACCACAGGTAATCATCCCGCCGTTTTAGCTGTAAAATCAGCTTCATGGCTAGAAATTCGTTCTATCAGTAATATCCAACTTATTGAAAAATTACAATTAGAAACAGATTTAGATTTAGGAGAATGTTCTGCAATTATTTTGGCAGAAGAATTAAAAGCAGATCAACTGTTAATTGATGAAAAAGCTGGTAGAAAAGTTGCTATTAGTAGAGGTTTGACAATTATTGGTTTAGTTGGAGTAATTATTTTAGCGAAAGATCAAGGGTTGATTGATAATGTCAAAGATATTTTAGATGATTTAATCAGTAAAGGAACAAGAATCAGCCCCAAAATTTATAATTATGCTCGAATTACAGCAAGAGAAATTTAA
- the cobW gene encoding cobalamin biosynthesis protein CobW — translation MATKIPVTVITGFLGSGKTSLIRHLLQNNEGRRIAVLVNEFGELGIDGELLKSCQICPEDEIEENQENNIFELANGCLCCTVQEEFYPTMRELIKRRDSIDYIIIETSGLALPKPLVKAFRWQEIRNAATVDAVITVVDCAAVAAGTFASDLEAIAAQRQEDDSLEHETPLQELFEDQLACADLVILNKTDLIDDQQKSKVVELVKHELPREVKIVSSDYGKLDPSVLLGFAAAVEDNLDDRPSHHDTEEEHDHDDEIDSTHVILDRTFDPDKLQATLKKLAEQQEIYRIKGFVAVANKPMRLVMQGVGTRFDKFYDRPWKPEEEKQTRLVFIGRDLQSSEIESQLVAL, via the coding sequence ATGGCCACAAAAATCCCCGTTACCGTCATCACAGGCTTCTTAGGAAGCGGTAAAACCAGCCTCATCCGTCACCTATTACAAAACAACGAAGGACGACGCATAGCAGTATTAGTTAACGAATTTGGCGAACTAGGAATAGATGGAGAACTCTTAAAATCCTGTCAAATTTGCCCAGAAGATGAAATAGAAGAAAATCAAGAAAATAATATATTTGAACTTGCCAACGGTTGTTTATGCTGCACCGTCCAAGAAGAATTTTATCCCACAATGCGGGAATTAATAAAACGCCGAGATAGTATAGATTATATTATTATTGAAACCTCCGGTTTAGCATTACCAAAACCCTTAGTTAAAGCTTTTCGCTGGCAAGAAATCCGCAACGCAGCTACAGTAGATGCAGTGATTACAGTGGTAGATTGTGCTGCGGTTGCTGCGGGGACATTTGCTAGTGATTTAGAAGCTATAGCAGCACAAAGACAAGAAGATGATAGTCTAGAACATGAAACACCATTGCAAGAATTATTTGAAGATCAACTTGCTTGTGCAGACTTAGTAATTTTGAATAAAACCGATTTAATTGATGATCAACAAAAATCAAAAGTAGTAGAATTAGTCAAACATGAATTACCTAGAGAAGTGAAAATAGTCTCTAGTGATTATGGTAAACTTGACCCATCTGTACTACTAGGATTTGCCGCCGCAGTTGAAGATAATTTAGATGATCGTCCTAGTCATCATGACACAGAAGAAGAACATGATCACGATGATGAAATAGACTCAACTCATGTAATTTTAGACCGGACTTTTGACCCAGACAAGCTGCAAGCAACATTAAAGAAACTTGCAGAACAACAAGAAATTTACAGAATAAAAGGATTTGTTGCTGTTGCAAATAAACCCATGCGGTTAGTTATGCAAGGTGTAGGGACAAGATTTGATAAATTTTATGATCGTCCTTGGAAACCAGAGGAAGAAAAACAAACCCGTTTAGTTTTTATCGGTCGTGATTTACAATCATCAGAGATAGAATCTCAACTTGTTGCTTTGTAA
- a CDS encoding ABA4-like family protein — MNITDLFNIANLFVLPFWALMILLPNWKVTRKVMESFLPFVVLAGAYVYLFVISITPENAAALSNPQLADIARFFGDETAAATGWIHFLVMDLFVGRWIYWEGQKTGIWTIHSLTLCLFAGPMGVLSHIFTTWIFKAFSKNSEAVTVEEKAAVN; from the coding sequence ATGAATATCACCGATTTATTCAATATTGCCAATTTGTTTGTTTTACCATTTTGGGCGTTAATGATTTTGTTACCTAACTGGAAAGTCACCCGCAAGGTAATGGAATCATTTCTTCCGTTTGTGGTTTTGGCTGGTGCTTATGTTTATTTATTTGTCATTAGCATTACCCCAGAAAACGCCGCTGCTTTATCAAATCCGCAATTAGCAGATATTGCCAGATTTTTTGGTGATGAAACCGCTGCTGCTACAGGTTGGATTCACTTTTTAGTGATGGATTTATTTGTGGGTAGATGGATATATTGGGAAGGTCAAAAAACCGGAATTTGGACAATTCACTCTTTAACTTTGTGTTTGTTTGCAGGGCCAATGGGTGTACTTTCTCATATTTTCACAACTTGGATTTTTAAAGCATTTTCTAAAAATTCTGAAGCTGTAACAGTCGAAGAAAAAGCAGCCGTTAATTAG
- a CDS encoding acetyltransferase has product MFLQLKNSGVLVKIIDVKELIDPNSDIIHAQDQEGEEEQEIDIYQKESLVFPSGERLPRCWLDANYRSLKVA; this is encoded by the coding sequence ATGTTTCTACAACTCAAAAATAGTGGCGTTTTAGTAAAAATCATTGATGTGAAAGAGTTAATAGACCCAAATAGTGATATTATCCATGCTCAAGATCAAGAAGGTGAAGAAGAACAAGAAATAGATATCTATCAAAAGGAAAGTTTAGTTTTCCCTTCTGGAGAAAGATTACCACGTTGTTGGTTAGATGCTAATTACCGCAGTTTGAAAGTTGCTTAA
- a CDS encoding DUF3181 family protein, with protein sequence MTQTNTTELLEALAADIGENVYIDVAKWHLHLSDAKISRLVAEKLYPLITEKNVNENQVLEILASIPVKIAGGRKELPLSDLLPLQCQVNLIDILEKYQREI encoded by the coding sequence ATGACTCAAACTAATACCACAGAATTACTAGAAGCCCTAGCAGCAGACATCGGCGAAAATGTTTATATAGATGTTGCCAAATGGCATCTTCACTTATCAGATGCTAAAATAAGCCGTTTAGTTGCTGAAAAATTATATCCATTAATTACTGAAAAAAACGTTAATGAAAACCAAGTTTTGGAAATATTAGCATCTATCCCAGTTAAAATCGCTGGAGGTAGAAAAGAATTGCCACTAAGTGATTTATTACCCCTACAATGTCAAGTAAATTTGATTGATATTTTAGAGAAATATCAGCGAGAAATATAA
- a CDS encoding DUF2795 domain-containing protein: MTKANPVSVQKHLKGVSYPANKEELIKHARKHGADQEVLSLLERLPENQQFGNPAELNKAMGKIR; encoded by the coding sequence ATGACTAAAGCTAATCCTGTTTCAGTACAAAAACACTTAAAAGGTGTTAGCTATCCTGCGAATAAAGAAGAATTAATTAAACACGCTCGCAAGCACGGAGCAGATCAGGAAGTTCTTTCACTATTAGAAAGATTGCCAGAAAATCAACAATTTGGCAATCCAGCGGAGCTAAACAAGGCTATGGGTAAGATTAGGTGA
- the moaC gene encoding cyclic pyranopterin monophosphate synthase MoaC translates to MTQEFFSNSSHSSQLTHLDSQGEAQMVDVSGKIPTVREAVATGRVRMLPATLAAIEAGNAPKGDVLGTARLAGIMAAKQTANLIPLCHPLPLQKITVDITPDAELPGYQIYATVKTKAETGVEMEALTAVSVAALTLYDMAKALEKTMQIESICLVSKTGGKSGDFKIN, encoded by the coding sequence ATGACGCAAGAGTTTTTCTCAAATTCCTCACATTCTTCTCAACTGACTCATCTCGACTCCCAGGGAGAGGCACAAATGGTTGATGTATCAGGAAAAATCCCCACTGTACGGGAAGCTGTAGCCACTGGTAGAGTGAGGATGCTCCCGGCAACTTTAGCCGCTATTGAAGCGGGAAATGCACCTAAAGGGGATGTTTTAGGCACTGCCAGGTTAGCGGGAATTATGGCTGCTAAACAAACTGCTAATTTAATTCCCCTTTGTCATCCCTTACCTTTACAGAAAATTACTGTTGATATCACCCCAGATGCTGAACTCCCTGGTTATCAAATTTATGCCACGGTAAAAACGAAAGCGGAAACAGGTGTGGAAATGGAAGCTTTAACGGCGGTTTCTGTAGCAGCTTTGACGTTATATGATATGGCTAAAGCTTTAGAAAAGACGATGCAAATTGAATCAATTTGTTTAGTGAGTAAGACTGGTGGGAAATCTGGAGATTTTAAAATCAACTGA
- a CDS encoding MFS transporter: MKSFNNFEPELRRNLLTLFAAGLLFWSSLASLLPTLPLYIESIGATKQQIGIVMGSFAIGMLIFRPQLGILADRKGRKIVLLIGMIASAIAPFGYLLVKSLPLIMVIRAFHGISIAAFGTGFMSLVADLAPEHRRGEIIGYMSLVNPIGVAIGPALGGYLQASVGNTALFLNSSLLASLGVLCLLPVVNPPILEQPPKNAQDGFLRTLISPRVFIPAVVLLIIGLALGAVHTFIALYIKSTGVDLNAGLFFTAAAISSFSMRLFAGKASDRYGRGLFVTFSLVAYTVSMIMIWQANSVIMFLIAAVIEGAGSGTAIPMISTMMTDRALPHERGRIFGVSLTGFDIGLVIAGPVFGAIAQQIGYRGMFGFTTGLTLLAILIFATLSSQNISKSFRFAFGLGEDVYALKR; encoded by the coding sequence GTGAAAAGTTTTAATAATTTTGAACCTGAGTTAAGGCGAAACTTGCTGACATTATTTGCAGCAGGTTTATTATTTTGGTCGAGTTTAGCTTCGTTATTACCGACTTTACCTTTATATATTGAGTCCATTGGGGCGACAAAACAACAAATAGGTATTGTGATGGGTAGCTTTGCGATTGGGATGTTGATATTTCGTCCCCAATTGGGAATTTTAGCAGATCGTAAAGGTAGAAAGATTGTTTTACTAATTGGGATGATAGCATCTGCGATCGCTCCCTTTGGTTATTTGTTAGTAAAATCATTACCACTAATAATGGTAATTCGTGCCTTTCATGGTATCAGTATTGCTGCTTTTGGGACTGGTTTTATGTCCTTAGTTGCAGACTTAGCACCAGAACACCGTCGCGGTGAAATCATTGGTTACATGAGTCTAGTTAACCCCATCGGTGTAGCCATCGGACCTGCTTTAGGTGGATATTTACAAGCATCTGTAGGTAATACAGCCTTATTTCTTAACTCTTCTTTGTTAGCTAGTTTGGGTGTCTTGTGTCTGTTACCTGTAGTTAACCCACCTATCCTGGAACAACCACCCAAAAATGCTCAGGATGGATTTTTACGCACATTAATTAGTCCTCGTGTATTTATTCCGGCTGTTGTTTTACTAATCATTGGTTTAGCGTTAGGTGCTGTACATACCTTTATTGCTTTGTATATTAAATCCACAGGAGTAGATTTAAACGCTGGTTTATTTTTTACAGCTGCTGCTATCTCCAGCTTTAGTATGAGGTTGTTTGCTGGTAAAGCTTCTGATAGATATGGAAGGGGTTTATTTGTCACCTTTAGTTTAGTTGCTTACACCGTTTCCATGATCATGATTTGGCAAGCAAACAGTGTAATCATGTTCTTAATTGCAGCAGTGATAGAAGGTGCTGGTTCTGGTACTGCTATTCCCATGATTTCCACCATGATGACAGATAGAGCCTTACCCCACGAACGGGGAAGAATATTTGGAGTATCTTTAACAGGATTTGATATTGGTTTAGTGATAGCTGGGCCTGTATTTGGGGCAATCGCTCAACAAATAGGTTATCGGGGAATGTTCGGTTTTACCACTGGTTTAACTCTTTTGGCTATTCTGATTTTTGCCACTCTTTCCAGCCAAAATATCTCTAAATCTTTCCGCTTTGCTTTTGGCCTTGGGGAAGATGTCTATGCTTTAAAAAGATAA
- a CDS encoding glycosyltransferase family 2 protein, giving the protein MTKYQIPITNHPLPITHYPILDVSIVVPIKDELESLPLLLEAISHTLIASELSYEIICIDDGSTDGSPEFLKEQAQLRTDLKAVILRRNYGQTAAMSAGFNYATGKAIVTLDADLQNDPADIPMLLAKLNEGYDLVSGWRKNRQDGAVNRLLPSKIANWLIRRTTSVYIHDYGCSLKAYRAELVADMHLYGELHRFLPALAYIEGARITELPVRHHARRFGKSKYGISRTFRVLMDLLTILFMKKFLTRPMHVFGLLGLFSMVSGGGIGIYLTFLKFAFQADIGNRPLLILAVLLLVTGVQLFCFGLLAELLMRTYHESQGRPIYRVREVVAQNVK; this is encoded by the coding sequence ATGACCAAATACCAAATACCAATCACCAATCACCCATTACCCATCACCCATTACCCAATACTAGATGTATCCATAGTTGTACCTATCAAAGATGAGTTAGAAAGCTTACCTTTACTGTTAGAAGCTATTTCTCATACTCTCATTGCTAGTGAGTTAAGTTATGAAATTATTTGTATTGATGATGGTTCTACAGATGGTTCACCGGAATTTCTCAAGGAACAAGCACAATTGCGGACTGATTTAAAAGCTGTCATTTTACGACGCAACTATGGACAAACTGCGGCTATGTCTGCTGGTTTTAATTATGCTACAGGTAAAGCTATTGTCACATTAGACGCAGATTTACAAAATGATCCGGCTGATATCCCCATGTTATTAGCAAAGCTAAATGAAGGTTATGATTTAGTCAGCGGTTGGCGTAAAAATCGGCAAGATGGGGCAGTAAATCGGCTACTTCCTTCTAAAATCGCTAATTGGTTAATTCGTCGTACTACTAGCGTCTATATTCACGACTATGGTTGTTCTCTCAAAGCCTATCGTGCTGAATTGGTGGCAGATATGCACCTTTACGGAGAGTTACACCGTTTTTTACCTGCTTTAGCTTATATCGAAGGGGCAAGAATTACAGAATTACCTGTCCGTCATCATGCGCGACGGTTTGGAAAAAGCAAATATGGTATTTCCCGAACTTTCCGAGTGTTAATGGATTTGCTAACTATTCTATTTATGAAAAAGTTCCTCACTCGTCCTATGCACGTTTTTGGGTTATTAGGTTTATTCTCAATGGTGTCTGGGGGAGGAATAGGAATTTACCTAACTTTTCTGAAATTCGCTTTTCAAGCAGATATTGGTAATCGTCCTTTATTGATCTTAGCAGTGTTATTACTGGTTACAGGTGTACAACTATTTTGCTTCGGTCTTTTGGCAGAATTGTTAATGCGTACTTACCATGAATCCCAAGGTAGGCCAATATATCGAGTGCGGGAGGTGGTGGCACAAAATGTTAAGTAA
- a CDS encoding C40 family peptidase — protein MSIKTLISPSLTQEYYCTTNLNIYDASECIRLATQAATDRHLRITSTHQNTSITVCLCEDNYPGWLSIQDIQFLQPATITYQPQVVSASEIQQRIPEIIAFTQAAKMQTNYYLWGGTVAPNYDCSGLMQAAFKSVGVWLPRDAYQQEAFVQTIDINEIQPGDLIFFGTPQKATHVGLYLGEGCYIHSSGKEIGRNGIGIDQLSEQGGQVSQSYYQQLRGAGRVINSYISNQQ, from the coding sequence ATGTCTATAAAAACTCTAATTTCACCTTCCTTAACCCAAGAATATTACTGTACGACCAATCTAAATATATATGATGCTTCTGAATGTATCCGTTTAGCAACCCAAGCTGCAACAGATAGACATTTACGCATCACATCAACTCATCAAAATACATCTATCACGGTTTGTTTATGTGAAGATAATTATCCCGGTTGGCTATCTATTCAAGATATACAATTTCTCCAACCAGCAACAATAACATATCAACCTCAAGTAGTCTCCGCTTCAGAAATTCAACAGCGTATTCCCGAAATTATCGCCTTTACTCAAGCTGCAAAAATGCAGACTAATTATTATCTTTGGGGGGGGACTGTAGCACCTAATTATGATTGTTCTGGCTTAATGCAAGCAGCTTTTAAATCTGTTGGTGTGTGGCTACCAAGAGATGCTTATCAACAAGAAGCTTTTGTTCAAACTATTGATATTAATGAAATACAACCAGGGGATTTAATCTTTTTTGGTACTCCTCAAAAAGCTACTCATGTGGGTTTATATTTAGGCGAAGGTTGTTATATTCACAGTTCAGGAAAAGAAATAGGCAGAAACGGAATTGGTATTGATCAACTTTCGGAACAAGGTGGTCAAGTTAGTCAGTCATACTATCAACAATTACGCGGTGCTGGGAGAGTGATAAACAGCTACATTAGCAATCAGCAATAA
- a CDS encoding rhomboid family intramembrane serine protease, with protein sequence MVPLKDNNPTQITPYITYGLILVNILVFLYEISLSPQALSGFLQLAAVVPRELSLSFAGIPVNQPVPELATLITSQFLHGGLLHLAGNMLFLWIFGNNVEDKLGHFKYLVFYLSCGVLAALAQWYFTQNSSIPSLGASGAIAGVMGAYIIRFPRAEILTVIPLGILFPTLWIPAYFFLGFWFLQQAFYSFASLETPTNIGMESGGIAYWAHAGGFVFGVILAPLLGLFNDRYGR encoded by the coding sequence GTGGTTCCCCTAAAAGACAATAATCCTACACAAATTACACCATACATAACCTACGGACTAATTCTTGTAAATATCCTGGTTTTTCTCTATGAAATAAGTCTCTCACCCCAAGCATTGAGTGGATTTTTACAACTAGCGGCCGTAGTTCCTAGAGAACTATCTTTAAGCTTTGCAGGAATTCCTGTCAATCAACCTGTCCCAGAATTGGCAACTTTAATTACCTCTCAATTTCTCCACGGAGGGCTTTTACACCTAGCTGGAAATATGTTATTTCTGTGGATATTTGGTAACAACGTAGAAGATAAATTAGGACATTTTAAATATTTAGTATTTTATTTATCTTGTGGTGTTTTAGCAGCATTAGCACAGTGGTACTTTACCCAAAATTCTAGCATTCCTTCCTTGGGTGCAAGTGGGGCTATAGCTGGTGTCATGGGTGCATATATTATTCGTTTTCCCAGAGCAGAAATTCTCACAGTTATACCCCTGGGAATTTTATTTCCTACTCTCTGGATTCCTGCATATTTCTTTTTAGGATTTTGGTTTTTACAACAGGCTTTTTACAGTTTTGCCAGTTTAGAAACACCAACAAATATTGGTATGGAAAGTGGTGGTATTGCTTACTGGGCGCACGCAGGAGGCTTTGTTTTTGGTGTTATCCTTGCACCATTATTAGGGTTATTTAATGATAGATATGGCAGATAA
- a CDS encoding ion channel, with protein sequence MINKNWYKQAWKFLQRENLDRVLLVITILVIFSSITYSIVENKTIIDSVWWTIVTVTTVGYGDISPVTLPGRLVAIVNMIVGIGVLAILSASLASFLVSKKIKEDLGMSAYKFENHIIVCEWNYRAEVIIKEFRQDSDFKEAPIILIADIDRKPIEDENLYFIKGKVSDETLIRANINKAKTAIILGDDKLEHNARDATTILSTLIVESLASSVYTIVELMNAAYIDTCKKAHADEIIVSSHISSMLISQAAINHGITYVISDLLSFQDGANKLYKVPVPRSKIGMPFIEAFVHIKQTYQSTVVALQKGLQGEVMCNPSNQYKLNNQDYLIIVATESSYQEIQKSHLR encoded by the coding sequence ATGATTAACAAAAACTGGTATAAACAAGCATGGAAATTCTTACAAAGGGAAAATCTAGACCGAGTTTTATTAGTAATCACCATTCTTGTTATCTTTAGTTCCATCACATACTCAATCGTAGAAAACAAAACAATCATTGATTCTGTATGGTGGACTATAGTTACAGTAACCACAGTTGGTTATGGAGACATTTCACCAGTCACCTTACCAGGACGTTTAGTTGCTATTGTCAACATGATAGTAGGAATTGGTGTTCTAGCCATACTTAGTGCTTCTCTAGCTAGTTTTTTAGTTTCCAAAAAAATAAAAGAGGATTTAGGAATGAGTGCTTACAAATTTGAAAATCATATTATTGTATGTGAGTGGAATTATCGAGCAGAGGTTATCATCAAAGAGTTTCGTCAAGATAGTGATTTTAAAGAAGCTCCTATTATTCTCATTGCTGATATTGATAGAAAACCTATTGAAGATGAAAACCTCTATTTTATTAAAGGTAAAGTATCTGATGAAACCTTAATCAGAGCAAATATTAATAAAGCTAAAACTGCCATCATTTTAGGTGATGATAAATTAGAACACAACGCTCGTGATGCAACCACAATCTTATCTACTCTGATAGTCGAAAGTTTAGCATCTTCTGTTTACACAATTGTAGAACTAATGAATGCCGCATATATTGATACTTGCAAAAAAGCTCATGCTGATGAAATAATTGTCAGCAGTCATATTAGTAGTATGTTAATTTCTCAAGCCGCTATCAATCATGGTATTACTTACGTTATTTCTGATTTATTAAGTTTTCAAGACGGAGCAAATAAACTTTATAAAGTTCCTGTACCTCGTTCTAAAATTGGAATGCCATTTATAGAAGCATTCGTTCATATTAAACAAACATATCAAAGTACCGTTGTTGCTTTACAAAAAGGACTCCAAGGGGAAGTAATGTGCAATCCTTCTAACCAATACAAACTAAATAATCAAGATTATTTAATTATAGTTGCCACAGAAAGTTCTTATCAAGAAATCCAAAAATCTCATCTGAGATAA
- a CDS encoding aspartyl protease has protein sequence MIGGYFGERKQLFFEIELITADGLILPVDALLDTGFTGFMAINTQDLDSLQWEYIDKEILRTAQGEVNFKRYLGRVILDGKEYEVPVYAGDELTEVLLGSEWLEFLPLVVNFLEGVLMLG, from the coding sequence ATGATTGGGGGTTATTTCGGTGAGAGAAAGCAGTTGTTTTTTGAGATTGAATTAATTACTGCTGATGGTTTAATTTTACCTGTTGATGCTTTGTTGGATACTGGTTTTACTGGTTTTATGGCTATTAATACACAAGATTTAGATAGTCTTCAATGGGAGTATATAGATAAAGAAATTTTGCGAACTGCTCAGGGTGAAGTTAATTTTAAAAGATATTTAGGGAGGGTAATTTTAGATGGTAAGGAATATGAAGTTCCTGTTTATGCTGGTGATGAGTTGACTGAGGTTTTGTTGGGTTCTGAGTGGTTGGAGTTTTTACCTTTGGTGGTTAATTTTTTGGAGGGGGTTTTGATGTTGGGATAA
- a CDS encoding DUF1802 family protein, whose product MNQSFSLPTALCLPVPDVEALIQGRTIAALPKMFLRPGQRFSLYPVNFSSNITFIKVWAKCELCQILDKTAPLDIISKLTIWNLQTFAEIIEKHQNIFLAYLRVYHLDKPYEIPAIPNIENKLGKFAPLLYNISASEAKPVLNEQIFLQRKYQLENLEPPLHPELAELQTALSQIANNNPAAEQLENDIKVFLGWGNAATTNTLNSDLDWIKTIAALGDRSIEEEKKSNYQAGTDFENISRQSLDFLGFKVETAYKGGAGGLDLYCSQPYPLVCECKAGKSIPSGTVEELIKLGGMHLGREQFINSSKLVIGPGKATSDNLKSSKEWKVSIIKAMTLQKLVELKAKYPGAINLIELKEYLEPGQIDDKINEYIDKIEQEIKLRSQIIQLVKKHLEKTVTKNAKVGELSIAYLYEYSPQNLEERELYEILIELSSPLTGYLGRIKGDFWKQDQFYYLRDLPTN is encoded by the coding sequence ATGAATCAGTCCTTTTCACTTCCTACAGCATTGTGTTTACCTGTCCCTGATGTTGAAGCACTAATACAGGGAAGAACAATAGCAGCTTTACCCAAAATGTTTCTTCGTCCTGGACAAAGATTTTCTCTTTATCCTGTTAATTTTTCATCAAATATAACTTTTATCAAAGTATGGGCTAAATGTGAACTTTGTCAAATTTTAGATAAAACAGCACCACTAGATATTATATCTAAATTAACCATCTGGAATTTACAAACATTTGCAGAAATAATAGAGAAACATCAAAATATTTTCCTAGCCTATTTACGAGTTTATCACTTAGATAAACCTTATGAAATTCCAGCTATTCCTAATATTGAAAATAAACTAGGTAAATTTGCACCTTTACTTTATAATATTTCTGCATCTGAAGCTAAACCAGTATTAAATGAACAGATATTTCTTCAACGTAAATACCAATTAGAAAACCTAGAACCTCCCCTACATCCTGAACTAGCAGAATTACAAACAGCATTATCACAAATAGCTAACAATAACCCAGCAGCAGAACAATTAGAAAATGACATCAAAGTATTTTTAGGTTGGGGTAATGCAGCAACTACAAATACACTAAATTCTGATTTAGATTGGATAAAAACAATTGCAGCATTAGGAGATAGAAGCATAGAAGAAGAGAAAAAAAGCAACTATCAAGCGGGTACAGACTTTGAAAATATATCCCGTCAAAGCCTTGATTTTTTAGGATTTAAAGTTGAAACTGCTTATAAAGGAGGTGCTGGAGGTTTAGATTTATATTGTTCACAACCTTATCCTTTAGTTTGTGAATGTAAAGCAGGTAAAAGTATTCCTAGTGGTACAGTTGAAGAATTAATTAAACTAGGTGGAATGCACTTAGGTAGAGAACAATTTATCAACTCATCAAAATTAGTAATAGGTCCAGGTAAAGCTACTTCAGATAATCTCAAATCATCAAAAGAATGGAAAGTAAGTATTATTAAAGCTATGACATTACAAAAATTAGTAGAATTAAAAGCAAAATATCCAGGTGCAATAAACTTAATTGAATTAAAGGAATACTTAGAACCCGGTCAAATAGATGATAAAATCAACGAATATATTGATAAAATAGAACAAGAGATTAAATTGCGATCGCAAATTATCCAACTCGTCAAAAAACATCTAGAAAAAACAGTTACTAAAAATGCTAAAGTCGGTGAACTTAGCATAGCATATCTTTATGAATATTCACCTCAAAACTTAGAAGAAAGAGAACTATATGAAATTCTGATAGAGCTATCATCACCATTAACAGGTTACTTAGGAAGAATTAAAGGAGATTTCTGGAAACAAGATCAATTTTATTATCTACGCGACTTACCAACCAACTAA